The proteins below are encoded in one region of Phaseolus vulgaris cultivar G19833 chromosome 1, P. vulgaris v2.0, whole genome shotgun sequence:
- the LOC137814609 gene encoding secoisolariciresinol dehydrogenase-like isoform X1, producing MKAMVEDVSVNIIRLVLCRLEGKVAVITGGASGIGKRTAEVFAQHGAKVVIADIQDELGHSVAESIGPSTCCYVHCDVTDEDQVKNAIHRAVETYGKLDIMFNNAGIADPNKHRIIDNDKADFERVLAVNVTGVFLGMKHAAQAMIPGRSGSIISTASISSYVGGAASHAYCCAKHAVAGLTKNAAVELGQFGIRVNCLSPYALATPLATNFVGANDEQLETIMNSLANLKGVTLKADDVANAALYFASDDSRYVSGHNLLIDGGFSIVNPSFHMFQYSQS from the exons ATGAAAGCAATGGTTGAAGATGTGAGTGTGAATATAATCCGTTTAGTTTTGTGCAGGTTGGAAGGAAAAGTTGCAGTGATAACAGGAGGAGCTAGTGGGATCGGGAAACGCACCGCAGAAGTGTTCGCCCAGCACGGAGCAAAAGTAGTGATCGCTGACATCCAAGACGAACTGGGGCATTCGGTGGCTGAGTCCATAGGGCCATCGACGTGTTGTTATGTCCACTGCGATGTCACCGATGAGGATCAGGTCAAAAATGCTATCCACAGAGCAGTGGAAACTTATGGCAAGCTCGACATCATGTTCAACAACGCCGGCATAGCTGATCCCAACAAGCATCGAATCATTGATAACGATAAAGCAGATTTTGAACGTGTACTCGCCGTCAATGTCACAG GTGTTTTCCTTGGGATGAAGCATGCGGCACAGGCGATGATCCCAGGACGTAGTGGCAGCATTATCTCAACGGCGAGCATTAGCTCTTACGTTGGTGGTGCAGCCTCCCATGCATATTGTTGTGCTAAGCACGCGGTGGCTGGTCTAACTAAAAATGCAGCGGTTGAGCTTGGACAGTTCGGAATCAGGGTTAATTGTTTGTCACCTTACGCTCTTGCCACTCCCTTGGCCACCAACTTCGTCGGAGCTAATGATGAGCAGCTTGAGACTATCATGAACTCACTCGCTAATCTCAAGGGTGTCACCCTCAAAGCTGATGATGTGGCTAATGCAGCACTCTATTTTGCTAGTGATGATTCAAGGTACGTTAGTGGCCACAATTTGCTCATCGATGGAGGCTTCAGCATTGTTAATCCTTCCTTTCACATGTTTCAGTACTCCCAATCTTGA
- the LOC137814609 gene encoding secoisolariciresinol dehydrogenase-like isoform X2 gives MASSSSVGNRRLEGKVAVITGGASGIGKRTAEVFAQHGAKVVIADIQDELGHSVAESIGPSTCCYVHCDVTDEDQVKNAIHRAVETYGKLDIMFNNAGIADPNKHRIIDNDKADFERVLAVNVTGVFLGMKHAAQAMIPGRSGSIISTASISSYVGGAASHAYCCAKHAVAGLTKNAAVELGQFGIRVNCLSPYALATPLATNFVGANDEQLETIMNSLANLKGVTLKADDVANAALYFASDDSRYVSGHNLLIDGGFSIVNPSFHMFQYSQS, from the exons ATGGCAAGCTCAAGCTCTGTGGGTAACAGAAG GTTGGAAGGAAAAGTTGCAGTGATAACAGGAGGAGCTAGTGGGATCGGGAAACGCACCGCAGAAGTGTTCGCCCAGCACGGAGCAAAAGTAGTGATCGCTGACATCCAAGACGAACTGGGGCATTCGGTGGCTGAGTCCATAGGGCCATCGACGTGTTGTTATGTCCACTGCGATGTCACCGATGAGGATCAGGTCAAAAATGCTATCCACAGAGCAGTGGAAACTTATGGCAAGCTCGACATCATGTTCAACAACGCCGGCATAGCTGATCCCAACAAGCATCGAATCATTGATAACGATAAAGCAGATTTTGAACGTGTACTCGCCGTCAATGTCACAG GTGTTTTCCTTGGGATGAAGCATGCGGCACAGGCGATGATCCCAGGACGTAGTGGCAGCATTATCTCAACGGCGAGCATTAGCTCTTACGTTGGTGGTGCAGCCTCCCATGCATATTGTTGTGCTAAGCACGCGGTGGCTGGTCTAACTAAAAATGCAGCGGTTGAGCTTGGACAGTTCGGAATCAGGGTTAATTGTTTGTCACCTTACGCTCTTGCCACTCCCTTGGCCACCAACTTCGTCGGAGCTAATGATGAGCAGCTTGAGACTATCATGAACTCACTCGCTAATCTCAAGGGTGTCACCCTCAAAGCTGATGATGTGGCTAATGCAGCACTCTATTTTGCTAGTGATGATTCAAGGTACGTTAGTGGCCACAATTTGCTCATCGATGGAGGCTTCAGCATTGTTAATCCTTCCTTTCACATGTTTCAGTACTCCCAATCTTGA